From one Orcinus orca chromosome 10, mOrcOrc1.1, whole genome shotgun sequence genomic stretch:
- the ZKSCAN8 gene encoding zinc finger protein with KRAB and SCAN domains 8 isoform X1, translating into MAAESRKSSAPSPPDQAPEEDLVIIKVEEDHGWDQESSLHENNPPGQELFRLRFRKLCYQETLGPREALIQLRALCHQWLRPDLNTKEQILELLVLEQFLTILPEELQTLVKEHHLENGEEVVTLLEDLERQIDILGRPVPARAHGHRVLWEEVVHSKSAPEPPDTQLQPVATQNESPVLQGPQDRAISASQSPTPSQKGSPRDQEMRATLLTAGFQTLEKIEDMAVSLIREEWLLDSSQKDLSRDNRPENYRNMFSLGGETRNENRELASKQVISTGIQPHGETAAKCNGDVIGGLEHGEARDLLGTLERQRGNPTQERRHKCDECGKSFAQSSGLVRHWRIHTGEKPYQCNVCGKAFSYRSALLSHQDIHNKVKRYHCKECGKAFSQNTGLILHQRIHTGEKPYQCNQCGKAFSQSAGLILHQRIHSGERPYECNECGKAFSHSSHLIGHQRIHTGEKPYECDECGKTFRRSSHLIGHQRSHTGEKPYKCNECGRAFSQKSGLIEHQRIHTGERPYKCKECGKAFNGNTGLIQHLRIHTGEKPYQCNECGKAFIQRSSLIRHQRIHSGEKSESTGV; encoded by the exons ATGGCTGCAGAATCAAGGAAGTCTTCAGCCCCATCCCCACCAGACCAGGCTCCTGAAGAGGACCTTGTAATCATCAAGGTAGAGGAAGATCATGGTTGGGACCAGGAATCAAGTCTACATGAAAATAACCCTCCTGGCCAAGAGCTGTTCCGCCTGCGCTTCAGGAAGTTATGCTACCAAGAGACACTAGGACCCCGAGAAGCTCTGATCCAACTCCGAGCACTTTGCCACCAGTGGCTGAGGCCAGATTTGAACACCAAGGAGCAGATCCTGGAGCTGCTGGTGCTGGAGCAGTTCTTGACCATCCTGCCTGAGGAGCTCCAGACTCTGGTTAAGGAACATCATCTAGAGAATGGAGAGGAGGTGGTGACTCTATTGGAGGATTTGGAAAGGCAAATTGATATACTGGGACGGCCA GTCCCTGCTCGTGCACATGGACATAGGGTACTCTGGGAGGAGGTCGTGCATTCCAAATCTGCACCAGAGCCTCCGGATACTCAGCTCCAACCTGTGGCAACCCAGAATGAATCTCCAGTGCTCCAAGGGCCACAAGACAGAG cCATATCTGCTTCACAGAGTCCTACTCCTTCCCAGAAAGGAAGTCCTCGAGACCAGGAGATGAGAGCTACACTTCTTACAGCAGGGTTCCAG ACTTTGGAGAAGATTGAAGACATGGCTGTGTCCCTAATTCGAGAGGAATGGCTTCTTGATTCATCACAGAAGGATCTGAGTAGAGATAACAGGCCAGAGAATTACAGAAACATGTTCTCCCTGG GTGGTGAGACCAGGAATGAGAACAGGGAATTAGCTTCAAAACAGGTAATATCTACTGGAATCCAACCACATGGAGAGACAGCTGCCAAATGCAACGGGGATGTTATCGGGGGTCTTGAGCATGGAGAAGCCCGAGACCTTCTGGGCACATTAGAGAGGCAGCGGGGAAATCCCACCCAAGAGAGACGACATAAATGTGATGAATGTGGGAAGAGCTTTGCTCAGAGTTCAGGTCTTGTTCGCCACTGGAGAatccacactggggagaaaccctatCAGTGTAATGTGTGTGGTAAAGCCTTCAGTTACAGGTCAGCCCTTCTTTCCCATCAGGATATCCACAACAAAGTAAAACGCTACCACTGTAAGGAGTGTGGTAAAGCCTTCAGTCAAAACACAGGCCTGATCCTGCACCAGAGAATCCATACTGGGGAGAAGCCGTATCAGTGCAATCAgtgtgggaaggctttcagtcAGAGTGCGGGCCTTATTCTGCACCAGAGAATCCACAGTGGGGAGAGACCCTATGAATGTAATGAgtgtgggaaagctttcagtcatAGCTCACACCTCATCGGACATCAGAGAATCcacactggggagaagccctaTGAGTGTGATGAGTGTGGGAAAACCTTCAGGCGGAGCTCACATCTTATTGGCCATCAGAGAAGccacactggggagaaaccctACAAATGCAATGAGTGTGGGAGGGCCTTCAGTCAAAAGTCAGGCCTTATTGAACATCAGAGAATCCACACTGGAGAAAGACCCTataaatgtaaagaatgtgggaaagctttcaATGGGAACACTGGCCTCATTCAGCATCTGAGAATTCACACAGGGGAGAAGCCCTATCAATGTAAtgagtgtgggaaagcctttattcAGAGGTCAAGTCTCATTCGACATCAGAGAATCCACAGTGGAGAAAAGTCTGAATCCACGGGAGTTTAG